The sequence TGAGCCTACTCAATGCCTACCTGTCCCTGCAAACAACTCGCCTTCGAATTGAAAGCGATTTATCTCAAGTTACTGAGACCCTAGCCAAATCCACATTCCCACTTACCAACAGTGTGCTGCAGCAGATGCGTGATCTTGCAGGCGGTGAATTTGTCTTGACTGACCCACAAGGTGATGTGGTTGCGTCAAGTATGAATCTCAAACCTCAAAACGACCTACCTGGGAGCGATCAGTGGGGCAATGATGCACTGCTTTCCCTCGGCAGAAAGGTGGCTGTCGATGACCGACGATACTTTCACTCGGCTGTTCCACTGCGGCGTCTTTCAGAACCAAAAAATAGGACAACACTTCATCTGCTCTATCCAGAAGAAAGTTATCGTCAAGCCTGGCGAGATGTTGTCTATCCTCCGATCCTTGTCGGGGGTGCCACGATGGTACTGGTCGTCGGATTTTGCTTAGGAATCGCATCGCGTGTAACTCAGCCCTTGCGCCAATTGCAACGCCAAGTCGACCAAATTGCAATGGGCAATTTTCGCTCCCTGCCAGTGCCACGTCGAGATGACGAAATTGCAGACCTAAGTCGCTCGATCAATCGCATGGCCGAAATGCTTGCTCATTATGAGTCAGACGTTCGGCGTAACGAACAGCTTCGGACGCTGGGACAACTGGGAGGCGGAATCGCCCATCAAATACGGAACTCGGCAACTGGCTGCCGGTTGGCTGTTGAGCTCCATGCGCGAGAGTGTCGGCTGGAATCTGAGAGTCTCGACGTGGCAATGCGCCAGCTTGAACTGATGGAACGTTTTCTCCAGCGGTTCTTATCGCTCGGCCGCAGCGAGGAAAAAGCACACGAGTCCCTCCCGTTACAGCCGATTCTTCAAAATGTGATTTCGCTCGTAAATCCGACAGCACGGCATATTGGAGTTGCATTAGAATGCAATCTCCCCAACGAACCTGTGAAAATCTGTGGAGACGCCGATGCGCTCGAACAGGTGTTGGTCAACCTGGTTCTGAATGGCGTCGAAGCAGCATCCCAGCAGTCCGACGAATCTGCCCCAGCTCGCCGATTGGCACCGGCCGTCAAGGTGTCGTTGCGGCAAATCGACGATCGCGCAGAGTTGGTTGTCGAAGATACAGGGTTGGGGCCCGCGGCGGATGTGGAAGCCACCCTGTTTGAACCGTTTGTGACCGAAAAAGCTGACGGAACAGGATTAGGATTGGCAGTCGCAAAAGAAATCACCAACGCCCATGGCGACGAGATTCGCTGGGCTCGTCACAAAACAACGACCTAATTTGTGGTCGAGCTACCACTGGCAAACGTAGACAAAAACAAAAAAACCAAGTAGGAGAGTTGGGTGGCAAAACTGTTGGTTGTGGATGATGAACAGAGCATTTGTTGGGGGCTTACCCGTTTGGGTGAGAGCAACGGCCACAAAGTGACTACTGTTTCTTCCGCTGAGCAAGCTTTGGAGACCGTCGAGAGCTTCAAGCCCGACGTTGTCATCCTTGACGTACGGCTACCAGGCATGGACGGCCTCACGGCCATTGGCAAACTTCGCCAACACATTGGCCAGACTCCCATCATCGTAATCACCGCCTATGGGGACCTGAAAACGGCCGTCGAGGCAGTTCGCAATGGGGCCTTCGAATACATCATCAAACCTTTTGACCTACAGAAGGTGGAACGAGCGTTAAACCGTGCCCTAACAAGTAAGAATGCGGCATCGTCGGAACCACCTGCAACCCGACCGGTCAGCGGACTCGTCGGGAATTCCGCCCCACTGCAAGAAGTCTTCAAACAGCTCGCACTGGCAGCTGCCGCGGACGCCGGAGTCCTCCTTTGCGGCGAGAGTGGAACCGGCAAGGAACTAGCGGCTCGAGCAATTCACAAATAAAGCGATCGTGCCAAGGGTGCCTTCGTGGCAGTGAACGTGGCCGCACTCAGTCCCACCTTGGCGGAAAGTGAGCTGTTTGGACATTCGCGAGGTGCGTTCACGGGTGCAGACCAAGAGCGTGTTGGCCTGCTCGTACAAGCAGATGGCGGAACCTTGTTCCTCGACGAAGTGGCGGATATCCCGCTTCCTGTGCAAGTCAAGCTTCTCAGGGCGCTCGAACATGGCGAAGTGGTGCCGGTCGGTGCAAGCCAACCCGTGCAAACCAATTTCCGTGTTGTCTCCGCAACCCATCAGGATTTGCTCAGTAAGGTGAAACAGGGAACATTTCGGCATGACCTATTTTTTCGACTCGGAGCGTTTCGCATTAACATCCCCCCGCTTCGAGATCGCCGCGAAGACATTCGTGAATTAGCCCAACATTTTCTTGGGCAATTGCACCCGGAAGGAACACGGGCTCAAGTGCTGTCAGATGATGCGATTCTGGAATTAGAACGCCGTCCGTGGTATGGAAATGTTCGCGAATTGCGAAACGCGATCGAGCACGCTGTCGTGCTAGCGAGAAGTGGTATCATCGAGCTGGATCACTTGCCACAACCCGGAACTGCTGGACTCACCGAAAGAGGAAGCCAGCATCGACGATCGTATCGCTAACCTCGTTCAGCGCTGGGCGGATGCCCAGCTAAGCGATGCTGCGGAAACGGACAACATTTATGAGCAATTGCTGCAGTTGATTGAGCCCCCTTTGTTGGAGGCAGCGATGGAAAAATGTCATCGTCAATGTGCCGTGGCCGCGCGTCGCCTAGGGCTACATCGGACAACGCTGCGGAAAAAACTCGATCAGTATGAGGCATCCGAAGGATGAGTGGTGCCAAATAGATCGACCGTCGAGTCGATCACGGAGCCACAGGAAAACGTCCCGTAAAATAACGAGACTAGGCAGGACTTAGAGGCGATAAATTCACGCTAATCCTCCCTGTCCCCAAAATCCGAAGATGGCAACACAGGAAAGTCCGAACGGCTCTTGCGATCTAGCCCTGCCGCAACGATCGCAAGAGCCGTTCATTCTTATCGAGAGCCAATCGGATGTTTGGCAGTTATTTTCTCGCCTTTTGCATTGCGTCTAGCCTTTCAGGAATGCTGCCCGCTCAGGATGGAAGTCCAACCATTCGTGTTCAGCTTGTCGATGCGGTCCTTCAAAATGAGCCGCCAAAAGGCACCTTGCCACCCGTCGAAGTGCGTCCCCCCATCGATGATTTAAGCGGTAACCCGCGAGACGAATCCGAGGGGACACTGCCGCCGATTGAGATCCGGCCACCACAAGACACACCAACTTCGAATGCAGTCGCGCGCTCCAATCAGCGATCAGAACAATCGTTAATGTTTCCTTCGCTGTCCGATCAGATAATCGGTGAACTTGATAGTGGACTTCGTGGAGCACCGCTTTCGATTTTCGATAGCCCACGTGCGATCGACATTGTGACTCCGGAACTACTCCAGGAAAAATCATCCATCGACATGGGGCAAGCGCTAGAACAGACGCCTGACGTGCTCATTCAACGTACCGGACGCGGCCAGTCATCGATCTTCATTCGTGGACTCACCGGTCAACAAGTGTTAATCATGATCGATGGTGTCCGCATGACGAATGCCTCGTTTCGCGCTGGACCGAATCAGTATTTTAATCTGATTGATCCCAACATGGTTGAGCGAATTGAAGTCATTCGCGGCGCAGGTAGCGTGCTTTACGGCGGTGATGCCATTGGCGGTGTGGTCAATATCGTGACGAAAAGTGCAAACCGCACGGGTTACAACTTCTTGACCGGCGGAACGGTTCAACGATTCAGTACAGCAGACCTTGGTTATACGGGACGGGTCAACGTCGAGGGTTGGGTAGGGTCGATGGGCGTATTCACCGGTGGCGGCTACGGAAACTACAACAACCTCGACATTGGCGGCGCCCCTGACGCGCCGGCAGGTTTTGACGTTGGACGACAACCTGCGACAAGCTGGCGATACCAATCAGCGGACATCAAGTTAAACTATCAACGGTCGAATTGCTCGGAGCTCGTCTTTGCCGTCCAGCGTTATCGCGGAGATGACATTTTTAGATCGGATCGTTTTCCAGCAAATCGTGAATCCATCTTTGGCCCGCAGATTCGCGACCTCTATTACGTCCGTTGGCAGGGTTGCAATCCGTGCGGGTGCGGACTGATCGATTCTTATCAGATCACCGCGTCTCTGCAACGCTTTGACGAGCAGCGTACCGACCGCGATTTTCGACCTGGACGGAATCCACTGCTGACGAGCGTGCGAGGTTTTGTTGACGAACAAACGGGCATCACCGGATCGTTCCTGAAGAATCTCGACAGCTATGGCACCACCTCCTATGGGTTTGACTGGTACCACGACGAAATCGATTCATTTCGAACGGATATCGACGGTCACCCATCGCGCAGGGGGAGTCCCTGACGATGCTTATTACTCCCGTTACGGCCTGTTTCTGAATTGGGATGTTTGGCTAACGGATCTGCTGTTGGCTTCATCGGGCGTGCGATACGAACACGTGGCATCCGGCGCCACAGTGACCGCCAATGACGTGGTAGGCCATATCGACCCGGAATACCAGGATTGGATTGGTCAGGTCGGTCTCACCTACGAACTGACTCCGCACCTGCATCTTGTTGGAACAATCAGCGAAGGCTTTCGTGCACCGAATATCGACGACCTGGCGACCATCAACGACAACGTCTTCATCGGCACACAACTTCCTAACCCGAATCTTCTCCCAGAAACAAGCATCACGTATGAAGTGGGTACGAAAATCAATACTGACCGATTTCACTCCCAAGTCTTCGCATGGTGGAATGACTTACAGAACTTCATTGTTCGCGGTGCTCCTAACAGCGAACTGCTCCTGGAACGTACGAACGCCAATGCGTACCTCAACGGTGTTGAATTATCAGGAGAATATTTAGTCGGATGCAATTGGAGCGTCTACGGAAACTTCTGGTACACCTATGGCCAGAACACGGAGGCCCGGGAACCCCTCAGCCGCATCCCACCGATGCAAGGAATTTTCGGCCTGAGGCGACGTTGGAATTTCGGCAACGATTGGTTCGACCTGTTTGGCTGGATTGTGGACGAACAGGATCGCCTTTCGGCCCGAGACATTTCAGATGTCAATCGAATCCCTCTTGGTGGCGCACCTGGCTTTGCCACAGTTAACTTCCGATATGGCCGTATGATCTCGGAGCGCCAACGACTCTCGCTGAATCTGGAAAACTTTTTTGACGAGCAATATCGCGTGCATGGTTCTGGAAGCGACGGACCCGGCATCAACGCGATTTTATCGTACGAACTGCTGCGGTAAGGCGACCGCAGCAGCGCAAGCGAAAGCCTAGCAACACGAATCAACTTTTATGAGCAGGCAAAACTCTGATACGGTGTCCAATTTGCCCGCACACGCCATCACTCAACTGGGCACGCCTGACAATCGAAACCTCCACAAAGCGAACCGCGAACCTCCTACTTTTCTAATTCGCTTTTTCTAATTGGCTCGGTCCCAGGATGGCCAACCGCTGCTTACCTCGTAACGACGTTGCCCGAGCAGCTTCCGTTCCCAACGTGGCCCATATTTGGGTTGGCGAGCCGCACGCTATCGAAGATTTCCATGTATGATGGCGTCTGCTGTTGTTGAGGCAAATTCGCCTTACTCAAATTAGGTTCGAAACGGTTTTCCAGGAACAAACGGATGAAGCCGCTTATCCTCCTATTGTTATGGCTCGTAAACGGACTGTGTTTTAGCACGGGAGCGATGGCTTCAGAAGACACTCTGCAACCCTGGAAAGAAAATCCATGGTACTGGAATTATCGTGCAGCCCCCGTCCTGCTGCTGGGCGGCAGCGATGACGACAATCTTTTTCAGTGGCCCGAAAAGGAGCTTGGCGCGCAACTCGACCGCTTATCGAATGCGGGTGGAAACGTCATTCGCAACACGATGAGTGATCGAAAGGACAAGGGATTCGAGGTCTATCCGTTTCAGCAGCGCGACGACGGAAGATATGATCTGCGGGTCTGGAACGACGAGTATTGGCAACGATTCGACCGCTTGCTGCGCGAAACGGATCGGCGCAATATCATCATACAGATCGAGATTTGGGACCGTTTCGACTACACCGACAGCGGGCGCAGCAACCGGTGGCAAATTCATCCCTACAATCCACGAAATAATGTGAACTACACGTACGACGAATCCGGCTTTGCAAAACGATACCCTGACCATCCGGGCGCGAACAAACAGCCGTTCTTCTTCACAACACCCCAACAGCGAAACAATCAGGTTGTACTACCCTATCAGCAACGGTTCGTCGATAAGTTGCTTGATGTGTCTCTGCAGTTCGACCACGTGTTGTACTGCATTGACAACGAGACCAACGGGCAAGAATCCTGGGGACGCTATTGGGCGACGTACATCAAGCAACGAGCTGCTCAACAGAATAAACGCGTTCATGTCACCGAGATGTGGGACGATTGGAACCTGACCGCCGAACGCCACAAGTGGACTTTTGATCATCCGGAACTGTATGACTTCGTCGATGTGTCACAAAACAACCACAACAAAGGCCAACAACACTGGGACAATTTCTTGCATGTGCGCCGCTATCTGGCGGACAAGCCGCGCCCGATGAACACAACTAAAACCTACGGTGCCACCGGAAACAAGTTTGGCCACAGTGACCAGGACGCCATTGAGCGATTTTGGCGGCATCTGCTGGCGGGAGCAGCATCAATCCGATTCCACCGCCCCACCGCCGGATTGGGACTGAACGAGAAGGCGATCGCCTGCATCCGAGCGGCGCGAAAAATCGAATCGTACGTACCACTCTGGTCGGTGCGACCGGCGAACAGCCTGCTATCGGATCGCGACGCCAACGAAGCCTATCTCGCCACCGATCAGGAAAAAGCTTGGGTGCTCTACTTTGCTGCAGGCGGGGAAGTCAGCATCGATCTGTCTCAAGCAAAGGGTCCGCTTGTCGCTCATTGGATCAACATCGACACGGGTGACAATGGACCCCAACAACAGTTATCCGGAGGCGGGAAGGTCAAGGTCTCACCGCCAGGAAATGAAAACTGGGCAGCGGCTATCATCGCACCCTAAGACATCGCGCCTTTTGGGACAACAACCGGAACGGTTACCGTCGCAACCGTTATCTGATCGTCCCAATTCAAATCCAAGGTCAAATGCTCGTTGTTCT is a genomic window of Pirellulaceae bacterium containing:
- a CDS encoding HAMP domain-containing sensor histidine kinase is translated as MRWPLRNQILLPMVGLMLAALISVSLLNAYLSLQTTRLRIESDLSQVTETLAKSTFPLTNSVLQQMRDLAGGEFVLTDPQGDVVASSMNLKPQNDLPGSDQWGNDALLSLGRKVAVDDRRYFHSAVPLRRLSEPKNRTTLHLLYPEESYRQAWRDVVYPPILVGGATMVLVVGFCLGIASRVTQPLRQLQRQVDQIAMGNFRSLPVPRRDDEIADLSRSINRMAEMLAHYESDVRRNEQLRTLGQLGGGIAHQIRNSATGCRLAVELHARECRLESESLDVAMRQLELMERFLQRFLSLGRSEEKAHESLPLQPILQNVISLVNPTARHIGVALECNLPNEPVKICGDADALEQVLVNLVLNGVEAASQQSDESAPARRLAPAVKVSLRQIDDRAELVVEDTGLGPAADVEATLFEPFVTEKADGTGLGLAVAKEITNAHGDEIRWARHKTTT
- a CDS encoding helix-turn-helix domain-containing protein, with amino-acid sequence MEKCHRQCAVAARRLGLHRTTLRKKLDQYEASEG
- a CDS encoding TonB-dependent receptor plug domain-containing protein, whose protein sequence is MFGSYFLAFCIASSLSGMLPAQDGSPTIRVQLVDAVLQNEPPKGTLPPVEVRPPIDDLSGNPRDESEGTLPPIEIRPPQDTPTSNAVARSNQRSEQSLMFPSLSDQIIGELDSGLRGAPLSIFDSPRAIDIVTPELLQEKSSIDMGQALEQTPDVLIQRTGRGQSSIFIRGLTGQQVLIMIDGVRMTNASFRAGPNQYFNLIDPNMVERIEVIRGAGSVLYGGDAIGGVVNIVTKSANRTGYNFLTGGTVQRFSTADLGYTGRVNVEGWVGSMGVFTGGGYGNYNNLDIGGAPDAPAGFDVGRQPATSWRYQSADIKLNYQRSNCSELVFAVQRYRGDDIFRSDRFPANRESIFGPQIRDLYYVRWQGCNPCGCGLIDSYQITASLQRFDEQRTDRDFRPGRNPLLTSVRGFVDEQTGITGSFLKNLDSYGTTSYGFDWYHDEIDSFRTDIDGHPSRRGSP
- a CDS encoding TonB-dependent receptor, translated to MGLTGTTTKSIHFERISTVTHRAGGVPDDAYYSRYGLFLNWDVWLTDLLLASSGVRYEHVASGATVTANDVVGHIDPEYQDWIGQVGLTYELTPHLHLVGTISEGFRAPNIDDLATINDNVFIGTQLPNPNLLPETSITYEVGTKINTDRFHSQVFAWWNDLQNFIVRGAPNSELLLERTNANAYLNGVELSGEYLVGCNWSVYGNFWYTYGQNTEAREPLSRIPPMQGIFGLRRRWNFGNDWFDLFGWIVDEQDRLSARDISDVNRIPLGGAPGFATVNFRYGRMISERQRLSLNLENFFDEQYRVHGSGSDGPGINAILSYELLR
- a CDS encoding putative collagen-binding domain-containing protein; protein product: MKPLILLLLWLVNGLCFSTGAMASEDTLQPWKENPWYWNYRAAPVLLLGGSDDDNLFQWPEKELGAQLDRLSNAGGNVIRNTMSDRKDKGFEVYPFQQRDDGRYDLRVWNDEYWQRFDRLLRETDRRNIIIQIEIWDRFDYTDSGRSNRWQIHPYNPRNNVNYTYDESGFAKRYPDHPGANKQPFFFTTPQQRNNQVVLPYQQRFVDKLLDVSLQFDHVLYCIDNETNGQESWGRYWATYIKQRAAQQNKRVHVTEMWDDWNLTAERHKWTFDHPELYDFVDVSQNNHNKGQQHWDNFLHVRRYLADKPRPMNTTKTYGATGNKFGHSDQDAIERFWRHLLAGAASIRFHRPTAGLGLNEKAIACIRAARKIESYVPLWSVRPANSLLSDRDANEAYLATDQEKAWVLYFAAGGEVSIDLSQAKGPLVAHWINIDTGDNGPQQQLSGGGKVKVSPPGNENWAAAIIAP